GACGGGTCTTCCAGCAGCTTGCGGTAGTCCTGGTAGGTTTTCGCCCCCGGGGCGATCTTCTGGGCGTCGGGGAAGCGGCCGGAGTAGACGTCGGCCAGGGCGACGCACTCGACGTTCGGGCTGTCGACGGCCGGCTTGAGGATCTCCTTGCCGCGTGACCCGGCGCCGATCAGGCCGAACCGAATCCGGTCGTTCGCACCGATGATCCGCCCTTTGCCCGCAGCGCCCACGGCCGCACTCGCGCCGCCGGCCAGCGCCGCCCCCGCCATCACCGTTCCCAGGAATCCTCGACGACTCGACATGGGCATGCTCCGCAAATCAGTTTGTACAGTGGAAGGAGTGCAGGAGGGAGATCCGTCCGGCGTCCATCATAGCCTTCCGAGGGGCGTCTTCGGCCCTCATTCGTTCCGACTTGAGGATTTTTCCAGATCGGCGCTGACGAATCGGGAGAAGACGTTAGGATGCCGCCGATGGATTCTGCCGACGTCGTTTTACCAGGGAGGGTGAAACCATGAAGCGGCCTTTCGCCTTGGGCGATCTCGTGGCCTTTCAGACCACCACCGGACGCGCCTCGCAGGGGATCGTGATCCACAAGATCATGGAAAAGCGTCAGCCGACGATCTTCCTGATCGAATGCGAGGACCGTCGCCGGGCCTTCCGGTTCGAGACCGAGTTGAACCTCGTCGCCGCCGCCGAGTCGGACGACGCCTCGGTCCACCTGTCACGCTTCGAATCACCGCTCGCTTCCCCCGCCTTCGCCACAGTGGGCGCGGACGACTGAGCGAAGCCTGTACGGTATAATGATCGCGGGAGCCTGACGAGGAGCCGCCTATCATGCCCGTCGATCGAATTAACGACCTACGCGCCTTCCGTGACTTCGCCGACGCTCGGCTTTCCGGCGAAGGCGTTGAGCCGACTCTTCAAGAAGCCCTCGTCCTGTGGGAGGTCGAGAACACCAGGGGCGACCGGGCCGAGACCGTTCAAGCGATCCGCGAGGCGCTCGACGACATGCGGGCAGGCGACGTTGGAACGCCGTGGAAGCAGGCCGTCGCCGAGTTGCGTACGAAGCACGGCCTACCCGCATCGTCATGACCTATCAAGTCCGTATTCTCGCGAAAGCATGGGAGGATCTCGACGAGATCCTTGCCTATATCGCCGAGCGATCGCCGGGCGGAGCCGCTCGGCTGCTCGATGAATTCGATAAGACGATGAGCAGGCTTGAGGTCAACCCGTTCATCGCCCCACTCGCTCTCGAGGCGGAGGATGTGGGTGAAGAGATTCGGCAGGCTCTATTCCGCACTCGTGCAGGCCGAAATTATCGAGCCCTCTTCCTCATCATCGGCGACGAGGTTCGCGTTCTTCGGGTTCGCGGCTCAGGCCAGGCTCCAATCGCCTCGGACGACCTGACGTCTTGAGTCCATCCTTGTTCCTCGCTCGCCCCAATCCACTCGACCGGCTAAAATAGAGAAGGCGACGCGTCGGGCTCTCTCGCCGACCGCGCGGACGGCCTGATCCCATGAACGATCCGACGACGGCGCATTCATCCGTGATGGACCCAGCGATACCCCCCGAGCCCGATTGGCCGTCTGCTTCGGCCCGTCTGGTGCAGGCCTGCGAGACCGCGATCGACCGGTTCGCCCGTGAGCGTCCCGAGGACAGTTGCGCGTTCCTGGCTTTCGCGGTCGGCGAGTGCTTCGGCGACGTCGTCATCGCGTTCGACACGCCGGAGAACGCGCTGCGGCGGGCGAAGCGGCACGAGGCGCTGGTGGTCCGCCGTCGGACGATGGCCCTGAGCACCGAATACGGCTGGCGGAATGCGGCCTACCACCTCAACCGCTCGCCGATCCGCCCTCAGTCCCCATCCACGGCCGAATTCGCCCACTCGGAATTCGCCCGAATCCACTTCCCGGACTGGGAGCCCTTTTTCCTCGACCGCAAGAACCCGGGCGGTGCCGACCCCACCGGCAAGATCGCCGTCCTCCTTCAGAATGTGGCCAACGCCGTCGTGGAGCGAGGCCGGCTCGCCAAGCTGAACCTGGCCTCCCCCTGCTACATCGGCGCGGAGTTCGCCCGCGAGGACATCGGCCTGGTCGTTTTGCGGGCGGTCAACTGGCCCTCCTGAAAAGGGCCGTCGATCGAAGGGCGGATCAGTTCTTCTTCTGGCTCAGGGCCTGAAGCTCCGCCAGCAGCCTCTTGCCGATGGGGCTGCCCCAGCCGGTGGTCATGTCCCAACCTTCGTGGGCGCTGTAGCCCAGGTAGGTGGGAATCTGATTCCCTTCCAGGTCGATGTGGCTGGAGGTGTTGTCCCCCTCGGTCACGTCGTGGGTGGAGCCCGTTCCGACGAGCGGCCCGTACAACAGTGTGTTGTAAAAGCCCACGTTCTTGCCCAGGAGTTGGTTGATCCGGGCGGCGAGCGCGGCCCATGCCGGGGCCCCGGCGCTGGTTCCGCCGTCGTGCAGGAACTTGCCGCGGGCCCGGATCAGGATGCCCGTCTTGGGGTCGGCGATCGAGGCGACGTCCGGGCCGCCGCGGCCGGTGGAGTGTCCCGGGTCGACCGAGGTCGGGTCCAGGCCCTGATTGACGCCTTTCTGGTAGTCGGGCATGTCGAAGTGCTGGCTGACTCCGCCTCCGGTGGCGTCCTTCTTGCCGATCAGGTAGCCGTTCTCGATCGTGAAGTTATTCCAGACGACCTCCTCGTCGATGTCTGCCCCGCGCGCCAGGGAGGTCCCGCCGACCGACGTGACCCACGGGCTGCTCGAGGGGAACTCCTGGTGCGCCAGGCCGTCGGCGATGCCCCGCGACGAGCCCCAGTCGCCGGCCGAGGTGAAGACCGAGACCCCCATCACGGCCGCCTCCAGGAAGGCCTCCGAGGCGACGTCCAGGTACATCGACGACAGGTACGGCTCGGCGATCGAGGTGCTGATCGAGAGGACGTCGAGGTTTCGGGTCGGGTCGTGGATGGCTTTCTGGATCGACTGGAAGAAGTCGCCGGAGCCGCCGACGCCGAAGTACACGACGAGCGTCGCGTCGTTCGCCAGTGCGCCGATCGTCTCCACGTCCAGGTACATCTCGTCGTCGGTCGCGGCCTTCCCCTGACCGACGACCTCGATCGTCGGCGTGGCGAGGCCCAGGTGGTCGAAATACTCCTTGAAGTCCTTCCGCGCCGAGGCGTCGAGCAGGCCGTCGCTCTCGATGATCCCGATCGTCTGGCCCAGGCCGGTGGCATCGGGGAACTTGTAGCGCTCGGCCAGCTGCGCGGGCGTGTAGCCCTCACTCTTCGACTCGTCGTCGGCTGGCTGGTCGTTGGACTCGACGCCGGAGCCCCCCGAGCCCGAGCCGCTCGGGTCGATGCTGAAGACGCCCTGGATGACGCCGTGGAGCGCGGCGGGGACGCCGATCTCCCCCTTGTAAACCCAGGGGCCGTTGACGTCGCCGTCGCTCTTGTAGAGGATCGTGCCGAAGGCGTCCTCCAGGTCGGAGGCCTTGCCGGAGATCGTGATCATTCGCGTGCCGACGTCCGTCGAGTCGACCTTGAGGCCCTGGCCCTGGGCCCACCTCGTGACGGCGGCGACGTCGGTCGGGTCGGCCCCGTAGCGGGCGGCGAACTGCTCGCGGGTGAGGTAGGTCCTCTGGTCGAGCGGGGCCTCGGCCAGCGACTCGAGGGAGGGGAGGCTCGCCGAGTCGGGTCGGGGACGGACGACGATCAGGGCGGTCGCGACGTCGTCGGCCTTGAGCGGCTTCAGGTCGGCGTCGGCCGAGACCGTGGGCAGGGCGCTGCCGGCGATGGGCTGGATGGCGGTTGAGTCCGCATTGATGAGCCGCAGCACGTGGCCCACATGATTGTAGTACCAGTCGTTCGCCGACCCCGGCGCGCCGAAGGGACGGATCTGGACGCCTTCGGGGATGACGCGGTTGTTGGAGTCGATGTGGTTCGGGGTGATCCCCGTGGAGTCGATGATGAGGTGTTGGTCGACGCCGTTGGAATCCTTGCCGTAGTCTCCCAGCCAGGTGATCGCGTGGGTCGGCTTCTCGCCGTCGCCGTTGATGATCAGGATGTCGCCGGGCTCGAGCTGCGAGACCAGGTCCTCGTAGCTCGACCAGTGCTCGATCGTCTGGACCGAGACGCGGTCGGCCAGCGAGGCGGGGATCGTCACGCCGTCGAGGTCCGAGGCGCTCACGGCGCCCTGGGCGTCGGTGGCGGCGGGGATGGTCACGCCCAGGGCGTCGGCGTAGGCCCAGGCGGTGAAGTTGGTGCAGTCGACCCCCTGGCTCTGATAGGGGGCCGTCGTCTGGGCGTTCCACCGCGAGCCCTGGTCGGGGAGCCAGGTCGGATCGTGGTGGTGCTGGTAGTCGACGCCGATCGCGCTCATGTACGCGGCGATCACGCGCTCGCGGAGCCAGTCGTTGGAGGAGTCCTTGGGGACGTCCGGGGCCTTGTTAGGATTCACGTCCGGCCCCCAGCCGTCGCCCGAGGGGGCGCTGACGGTGCGGTCCCAGAGCCCCTTGTCGAAGCCCGCCGGTGCGGACGAGAGGTCGATGGAATAGGGCGACGTGTACTTGATCGACGGATAGGCGACGAGGCCCACCTCGGCCGCTGCGCCGCCGGCCCCGGTGGCGGCGTCCTTCTTACCCTGGAGCGGGTGGAACGCGGCCTTGTCCGAATCGGTCAGCGGTTCGACCTTCGTATCGGCCTTGCTGGGGAGCATGTCCGCGCCGAAGCCCTGAATGACGAGCTTGTCCGACGCGGCCGTCGAGGCGAAGAAGATGGTGGGCGTGACCGGGCCTTCGCTGTAGGGGAAGGTGCCGTCGAGCCCCGTCAGCGTGCTCCGCTGGTAGACGAAGCCCGCGCCCATCGGCACGAGGTCTCCGCCGCCGGGGGAGACGGCCGGCGTGAACTTCTTCTCGTGCGGGTCGCCCCAGACGACGATCGACCCCTTGGACGTGTTACTGTTCCTCTCGCGTCCGGTCTCCACGATCGCCCCGGGGGCGTTCTCGGACGAGACGACCGTGATCCGCGCCGTTCCGGAACGGACCTTGAGCGGGTGGACGGTCCAGGTCCACTGATCGACCGTCGGGTCGTAGACGGAGACCTTGCCGTCGGCCTGCGAGGCGGCGGCGACGTCGGCCTTGCCGTCGCCCGTGACGTCCCCCACGGCCACCGCGACGCCCGACCGCGTCGAGATCGGCGGCGCAGAGAGAGTCTTCTTCTGGACCCACGCCCCCCCGGACGCCAGCCCGAACTCGACGATCGACCGCGAGCCCCGCCCGGCGCCCGAGGGCGCGGCGACCAGCTCATCGACGCCGTCGCCGTCCAGGTCGCCCGTGGCGATGCTCACGCCGACGCCCGGCTTGAAGCCCGGCAGCGTCGTCGGCGAGGCCATGAGGATGGGTGTCACCTTCGCGTTCACCGGCGACGATCCCTGCACCTGGAACTTCCAGGCCGTGACGGTCCCCGCCTTCGCCGAAGCCACGACCAGGTCGGAAACGCCGTCGCCGTCCAGGTCCGCCAGCGCGATCCGCAACGACCCGTTGTACAGCGGGTTGTTCCCCGACGAGCCGCCCCCCTGATACAGCGGGTTCTGGATCGTCGCCAGGACGTTGGGCGCGGAGCCGGTGGACGTATCCGCATCGCGGCCCCAGCCGCTGTAGATGACGACCTCGCTCGACTTCCCCACACGCTTCACGACGGCGAAGTCCGCCACCTGGTCGCCGTTGACGTCGCCGAGCGCCAGGGCGTCCACGCCGCCCGACGTCGACCCGCTCCCGCGCATGGACGACAGGCAGATGCGCGGCTCCAGGGCGTCCAGATTCGGACGGCCAGTGCGGCGGGGGTTGACGCGGCGACGGTTGCTGATTCGGCTGTTAGGCATCGGGAGGGTGATCCTTCGGGGCGCTTATCCTTTCGCTCCGAGGATCAACCTAGAACACTTCCGGCCGAATGATGACTCCCTCCGCAGCCGCTCCAACCCATAAACGTCGGAGCGAGGCTCACGGCTGCGGTTGCGAGGGCTCCGCCGGCGTCGGCTGCTGGTCGATGACCAGGCCGGTCACGCTCGCGTGGCCATGGCGGTTGACGGCCAATTCGGCCCAGAGCTTGCGCTCGCGGGCGGCTGCTTCGTAAGGCGGGCCGCCCCCTTCCTGGACGTAGAAGGTCTCGATGCCGTAGTCGATCTCCGAAGGCGTTTCGAGAGTTCCCTGGAGGAACGAGACGCCCCTCGGCGGGCGGGTGACGCTTGGGAGGCCGGAGGTGTACCGGTCCTCGCGGCCTTCGATGGGCGTCAGCGGCACGAAGACGGCGCGGCCGTGCCATTCGGACTGATTGTCGGTGGTGTACGGGCCGGGAAGGCCCTCGACGCCCCCGGCCGGCACGCGGCTGAAGCCGTACGAGAGGATGACGTACTCTCCGCGGAACATGTCGCGAGGGTCCAGCGGGATCACCTGGACCAGCATCCGATCCGCCCCGTGGCGTGCCGTCGTCGCGGCGGCGATCATCCCGGCCAGGATCAAAAGCTGAAAGACGGCGGCGGCGATCAGCAGGGCCGATTCGCGAACCGGGAAGCCCCGCGTCGGCGCGAAATCGGGATCGGCCAGAGGCGGGACGTCAGGCGTGGACGACATGGCGAGGAATTCCTCCCGCAATACTATCAAACGTCAATTTCACATGATCGAAAATTGAAGCTGGGTGCCATGCCCAAGCTCGCGTGGGCATGTGATCGGCGACGGTCGTGCAACCGCCCCACACCCAGGTCGGACATCATGTCGTGGGGTTGAGCGAGGAGGTTCCGTGATGAGCCTCCTTCAACCGTCGCCAGATCACGGCCGCCGCGACGAGCGCGGCACCGCAGGCCAGGAACATCAGGGCCGCGCCGGGCATGCCGCCGAAGCCGCTGAACAGGTCGATGTAGCGGGAGACGGACCAGAGTAGGAAGTAGGCGACGCCCGCGGCGAAGGGTCGACCGCGGTCCTCGCGGGCGCCGACGATCGTCAGCCAGATCGCCAGCCCGGCCATTGCGACGTTCGCCGCGATCGTCGTCAGCAACGGCTCGCCGCCGGCGGCGTTCCACAAGCCCATGCCGGCGAACAGCCCGATCATCGCCAGCGGGAACCAGCGCCCCGGCGAGGCCAGCACGCCGCTCGCCAGCGAACCGCTGCGTCGGCCGTCGCGGTCGGCCGCGATGAAGAAGAGAATCGCCGCCAGCACGACCGCCACGGCCGATTCGATGGCCGTCGCGGTGGCCGTCGTCCCGAGTTCTCCGGCCATCGCCCGATTCGCCGCGTAGGTGCTCAGCGGCAAGAGCAGCCCGCCCACCAGAACGACGCCGAAGAACCGGTAGGGAATCCCCAGCCCCCACGCGGGGGAGTGGCACTCGGCGACCAGGAGCAGCAGCGAACCGACCAGGCCGGCCCAGAAGATCGGCGCGGCGTCGAGCTTGCCGATGAGCGGAGCGCCCAGCAGCCAGACCGTGGCCGTCGCGACGTACAACGCCAGCACGGCCCGCGATCGATGCCTGTAAGCCCATGCCATGCCGACCGCCGTCAGCGCGGGGACGCTCCAGGCGGGCTCGACGAACGACCGCCACGATCGGAAGTCGGTCGCCAGCGGGCCGAAGATCGTCATCCCCGCGTAGTAGGCCAGTGTGGCCGCGACCAGCGCATGCAGCGGCCACGACCCAACGATCAGCGCGAACGGCAAGACCCCTACGCCCCACCACCAGAAGCCGTCCACCCCCTCGACGTTGAGGTTGAACGTCTGCGCGATCAGCCAGATCGCCGCCCCATAGAAGAGGCAGCCGAGGAAGCAGACGACGTTCGAGCCCGTCACGAACCCGCGACGGCGGAGGGTCCAGGCTCCCCAGTAGGTCGCCCCCAGGACGACGAAGATCAAGGCCATGCGGGTCCAGGCGTGCAGCTCGCTCCAGTTGAACGCGACGGCCGTGAACATGGCCAGGCCGATCAACAGCCCGCCCAGCCCCATCACCGCCGCACTCGCCCGATCGTTCCGCCGCGCCGACTCCGCCTCGGCCGTCCCCCCCTCGTACAGCCCGAGAATCCGCTTGGCCTGATTGCCGTCAACCAGCCCCAGCCCCTCCCAGGCCGATAGTTCCCCCGCCAGCCACGCCCGGCGATCGGCCGTGATCTCTCGTCCGCTCATGAATGCGTTCCCCGATGGACCCCAGACGAGGCAGCGCCGCCGCGTCTCGCGTTCTCTCCGAAGAGTTCTAGCATCTTTCTGATGACGAGGCGTCGGAGAATTGTGCCACGACGACTGCGGGGCAGTTCGCCAGTCCTTCTCCGTTATCAGCCCGGTGACCATCGTCCGGCGCGAGGAGGCCGCGTCATCAACCTAGAAGGTGTAACCTGCCAGTGATGTCGACTTCCGGCAATCTACGAAGAGGCTCCGCGACTTGGCGGATTCCTCACTTCGGCGGCTCTGGATCGGGTGGGTCGGGCTCCACCGGCAGCCACGGGTAGAGGGCGGCTCGCTCGTATTTGGCCTTGAGAGCCCGGTGGTAGGCGGCCATTTGCTCGCCCCTCGCCACCCGCTGAGGGTCGCCGTCCTCCCCGCGCGCTTCGTCTGCGTAGGATTGGCTCAACTGCTCGGCGTCGGCGTTTTCCAGGGCGAGTTCGCGGAACTCGCGTGACCGCTTGACCATGATTATCACCGCCAGCACGAAGCCCAGGATCGCCACGGCGATCATCAGGCGGCGGACGGTGAACTGGACCCGCGGCTGTTTCATGGCATTCGCCTAGGGCCGTCATGAAGCACATCGAGACAACCCACCAGGCTCCGTTCAAATGGCGCAATTCGCGTCGGCATTATTTTACATGAGCCTCTACGCAGCCTCAACGAGCGATGCCGCTTCACGTCTCATTGTGCAGCCGGCTTCGCCGCGTCGATCCGGTCCAGTTCAGCGATCGCGAGGGGGACATTCAGGAAGGTCGTCGCCCCTCGATCCTTGACCCAGAGGAGGTTTTCGCGGGCCGAGGCGATCTCGCCCCTGGCGGCCTGATCCAGGCCCAGGTAGCAGCGGACGACCGTCTCTTTTTCGACGTCGGTGGCCAGGGCCGTCAGGGCCTTTGCGTCGATCTCCCCGCGCAGGTATTTCACGACCGGGTAAGGGAGCGAGGTCTTGTCCGCCTTCTTGTCGGCCGCGTCGAGCATCTCCCGGGCGACGTCGTTCTTCCCCTCTCGACGCGCCGCGAGAACGCCGATGATCGTCGCGTAGACGGATTGCTCGCTCTTCCAGTCGTCCTTGGAGATGGCCGAATTGCAGTCCGCCAGCGCCTTGGCGTAATCTCCCCGACACGTCCACGCGTTGCCTCGGGCGATGTACGCGTCGACGTTCGCCGGATCGAGTCGGATCGCGTCGTCGTGGTCGGCGATGGCCTTGTCGTATTGCTTCTGGAACTGCTCGGCGGCACCTCGGATGTCGTAGCCTCGCGGGTTCTTCGGGTCGAGCCGGATGGCCTCGTTGGCGTCGGCGATCGCCTTCTCGTACTCCCGTTTGGCAAACCACGCGGAGCCGCGGTCGATGTACGCGGCGGCATAGGTCGGATCGAGCCGGATGGCCTCGTTGTCGTCGGCGATCGCCTTGTCATAAGCCTTCATGGCGTACCAGACCTCGCCGCGCCCCCTGAAGGAGGCGGACCACCAGGGGTAGATTCGGATGGCCTCGCTGAAATCGGCGACGGCCTTTTCGTAATCCTTCTTGAGGTACCAGGTGTAGCCGCGAATGCAGTAGCCTCGGGTGTCTCCCGGATCGAGTCGGATGACCTCGGTAAAGTCGGCGATGGCCTTGTCGTATTCCTCCTTACCAGACCAGGCGACGCCCCGGCTGCGGTAGGCGAGGGCGTCGGTCGGGTCGAGTCGCACGACCTGGTTGTAGTCGGCGATGGCGTCGTCGTACTGCTGGGTGGCGAACCAGGCGTCGCCGCGCCCGCGGTAGGCGAGGGCGTCGGTCGGCGCGAGTCGGATGACCTCGTTGAAGTCGTCGACGGCCTTGGCGTACTTCTTTTCGTTGAGCCAGACGTTGCCGCGGTTGCGGTAGGCGACGGCGTAGGTCGGGTCGAGTTGGATGACCTTGGTGTAGTCGGCGATGACCCTCTCGCACTCCTGTGCGATGCGCTCGGCGTCGGCTTCATCGGTGGAGGCGATGAAGTATCTCCTGCACCAGAGATTGCCGCGATCGAGGTACGCGGTGACGTAGGACGGGTTGAGGCGGATGGCCTCGTTGTAGTCGGCCATGGCCTTGTCGTACTCTTCCATGGCGTACCACGCGCGGCCGCGGCCGTCGTAGGCGGAGGCGTATTCCGGGGCGAGGCGGATCGCCTCGCCATAGTCGATGCTCGCCTTGCTGTACTCCTTCCTGGCGTGCCAGGTGTAGCCGCGCAGGCAGTAGGCGTAGGCGTTCTCCGGGTCGAGACGGATCGCTTCGTTGTAGTCGGCGATCGCCTTCTCGTAGTCCTTCCTGGCATACCAGGCGTCGCCGCGATCGATGTACGCAGCGGCGTTGCCTGGATCGAGGCGAATGGCCTCGTCGTAGTCGGCCGTGGCCTTGGCGTAATCCTCCTTGGAATACCAGGAGTTGCCGCGCTTGCGGTAGGCGAGGGCGAATCCCGGGGCGAGGCGGACGGCCTCGCCGAAGTCGGCGATCGCCTTGTCGTATTCCTTCTCGGCGTACCGGACGAGGCCTCGATTGTGGAAGGCGGCTGCGTAAGCGGGCTCGAGCCGGACGGCCTCGTTGAAGTCGGCGACGGCCTTGCCGTAATCCTTCTCGGCGTATCGGGCGCGGCCGCGGTTCTGATAGGCGACTGCGCCGGCCGGGTCGATTCGGATGGCCTCGTCGTAGTCGGTAATGGCCCGGCCGAGGTCCCCCTTGTCGAGCCAGGCGTTGCCGCGATCGACGTACGCGGGGGCGTGGTTCGGGTCGATGCGAATGGCCTCGCCGTGGTCGGCGATCGCCTTGTCATACTCCTTGCGGTCGAGCCAGGCGTTGCCCCGAGAGATGTAGTTCGCAGCGGAGTTCGGGTTGGCGCGGATGAGGTCGGAGTAGAAATCGACGGCCTGCTCGACGGGGACGAGGGACTCGGGCTCGACCCAGCCGCGAGCCGAACCGTTCTCCTCGACGATCCAAACCCGATCGCCGTCGGCTCGCGTCACCTTGTAGACACGGTACGAGGACGGCTCGTCGCCCCGGGCGAGGTTCCGGGTACGGTCGGCGTCGTCCACCGCGTTGTCGTCGCCGGTGAGAGCCGTCTCTCTCTGGGTAATCACGCGCTTGCCGACCCAGGCGTCATTGGGGCCGGGCTGAACTTGCTGCTGAGCGGCCGAAGGACGCGGGGAGAGGGCGAGCGTCAGGAGCAACAGGAGCGTCGGGCCGCGGCGTCGGGCGGTGGGTACTGACATGGCGGCTGCCTCGAGGCCACAGCGTCGAATGAGACTCGAATCTGGATGCCATCGAGCCTAGCATGCCCGCGTGGGGGGGGCGATTGAATTGTCTGGATCGAGTTCCGTGGTCATTGTCCGTGGCGACCGCGAGCCTGACCTCCGCAAGAGCCTAACAACCCCAGCCCCGACCTTGTTCCCTCTCCAAGTGCCTTAGGGTGCCATGGCCACGCTTGCGTGGCCATGAGCCGGCGTGGGGTAGCTGAACGAGCCTCACCGATCACATGGCCACGCACGCGTGGCCATGGCACCCACGCTGTATTTTCTCGCGGATTTCGTAACGGCAATCGTCATTTGGCGACACCTTATAGGCGGAGGGACTCGCGTTCTCGATGGCTCGTTGGCAATTCGGTCTTGGGGAGAATCGTCCTCGGTCGTCGCGAAAAGCGCGCGAACGAACCCACGGCGCGGGGCGATCCAAATCGCGTCAGGGCCGGGGGTTGCGATCGGCAAAGCAGTTGGCTTCGGTCGTAAGCGAAGCCAACCGCGAGGCCTGTCAGTAGGCGTCGGACGAGATGACCTCGCCGCCGGCGCGGGTGGCCAGAGCGAGGATGACGTTGATGTTGGTGCTGTCCTTGAGGAATCGGACGGAGCCGTCGGTCATCAGCACCATAGCTCCGCCGGGGTGGAAGCTGCTGAGGCCGAAGACGCCGGGGGCCGCGACGCTGTCCGTCCCGTTGGTCGAGCAGTTCGGCCGCGACGGGTTCGGCGGCTGAAGCAGGTTGCCGAACGTGTAGGTCGTCAGGGCCCATCCCCAGGTCATGCCAAGCATCGGCGTGTGTCGGACGCGCTTGGTCGCCTTGCTGGCGGAGCAGGTGTCGAGCCACGTGGAAAGAACGGGGTAATTGCTGGGATAGACGTACTCCGAGCCTGCCGCCGTGGCCGACATGCCGGTCGGGAAGGTGCCGATGAAGATCGTGTCCTGGGGCGAGATCTGGGCCAGGTTCCCGGTCCCCAGCTTCCACTCGCCGAAGGCGATCGTGTTGCTGGTGCCGTCGGTGACGGACTGGACGCCGATGGCCGGACCGTTGTGGCCGAACATGCCGTTGGGAGGCCCGCCGACCTGGCCGAACCGATAGTCGATGCTCGCGCCGAGGGATGCGAAATAGCTGTTGCCCGGGGCGTTCACCGCCATCGTCGTCGTGTTGTAATTGCCGCCGGCCACCAGGTAGCTCGGCGGGGGAGCCGAGGGACAGAGGAAGACGGAGAGCCGCGACGTCGTCGCGGTGGAATTCATCGCGTCGCCGTTGTTCACGTTGTCGTTGAAGGCGCAGATGTTGAAGTTGGCCGTGTTGTACATCGGCTGCTGCTCCATCGCCGCGAGCATCCGCACGTGGGGGCTGAAGTCGCCGTTGCCCTGGAGCGCCAGATTGGTCTGCCGCGAGTTGAGCGAGCCGGGGGGGAAGCTGTCGTTGGCGCTATGGTAGTTATGCAAGCCCAGGCCGATCTGCTTCATGTTGTTGGTGCACTGGACGCGCCGGGCGGCCTCGCGAGCCGCCTGCACGGCAGGCAAGAGCAAGGCGATCAACACAGCGATGATGGCGATCACGACCAGCAGTTCGATCAGCGTGAATCCAGGGCGGGCTCGTTGAGGAGAGGTCATCGAGGGGCTCCCAGGCCGAAAGGGT
The window above is part of the Paludisphaera rhizosphaerae genome. Proteins encoded here:
- a CDS encoding type II toxin-antitoxin system RelE/ParE family toxin — protein: MTYQVRILAKAWEDLDEILAYIAERSPGGAARLLDEFDKTMSRLEVNPFIAPLALEAEDVGEEIRQALFRTRAGRNYRALFLIIGDEVRVLRVRGSGQAPIASDDLTS
- a CDS encoding protease pro-enzyme activation domain-containing protein, yielding MPNSRISNRRRVNPRRTGRPNLDALEPRICLSSMRGSGSTSGGVDALALGDVNGDQVADFAVVKRVGKSSEVVIYSGWGRDADTSTGSAPNVLATIQNPLYQGGGSSGNNPLYNGSLRIALADLDGDGVSDLVVASAKAGTVTAWKFQVQGSSPVNAKVTPILMASPTTLPGFKPGVGVSIATGDLDGDGVDELVAAPSGAGRGSRSIVEFGLASGGAWVQKKTLSAPPISTRSGVAVAVGDVTGDGKADVAAASQADGKVSVYDPTVDQWTWTVHPLKVRSGTARITVVSSENAPGAIVETGRERNSNTSKGSIVVWGDPHEKKFTPAVSPGGGDLVPMGAGFVYQRSTLTGLDGTFPYSEGPVTPTIFFASTAASDKLVIQGFGADMLPSKADTKVEPLTDSDKAAFHPLQGKKDAATGAGGAAAEVGLVAYPSIKYTSPYSIDLSSAPAGFDKGLWDRTVSAPSGDGWGPDVNPNKAPDVPKDSSNDWLRERVIAAYMSAIGVDYQHHHDPTWLPDQGSRWNAQTTAPYQSQGVDCTNFTAWAYADALGVTIPAATDAQGAVSASDLDGVTIPASLADRVSVQTIEHWSSYEDLVSQLEPGDILIINGDGEKPTHAITWLGDYGKDSNGVDQHLIIDSTGITPNHIDSNNRVIPEGVQIRPFGAPGSANDWYYNHVGHVLRLINADSTAIQPIAGSALPTVSADADLKPLKADDVATALIVVRPRPDSASLPSLESLAEAPLDQRTYLTREQFAARYGADPTDVAAVTRWAQGQGLKVDSTDVGTRMITISGKASDLEDAFGTILYKSDGDVNGPWVYKGEIGVPAALHGVIQGVFSIDPSGSGSGGSGVESNDQPADDESKSEGYTPAQLAERYKFPDATGLGQTIGIIESDGLLDASARKDFKEYFDHLGLATPTIEVVGQGKAATDDEMYLDVETIGALANDATLVVYFGVGGSGDFFQSIQKAIHDPTRNLDVLSISTSIAEPYLSSMYLDVASEAFLEAAVMGVSVFTSAGDWGSSRGIADGLAHQEFPSSSPWVTSVGGTSLARGADIDEEVVWNNFTIENGYLIGKKDATGGGVSQHFDMPDYQKGVNQGLDPTSVDPGHSTGRGGPDVASIADPKTGILIRARGKFLHDGGTSAGAPAWAALAARINQLLGKNVGFYNTLLYGPLVGTGSTHDVTEGDNTSSHIDLEGNQIPTYLGYSAHEGWDMTTGWGSPIGKRLLAELQALSQKKN
- a CDS encoding GDYXXLXY domain-containing protein: MSSTPDVPPLADPDFAPTRGFPVRESALLIAAAVFQLLILAGMIAAATTARHGADRMLVQVIPLDPRDMFRGEYVILSYGFSRVPAGGVEGLPGPYTTDNQSEWHGRAVFVPLTPIEGREDRYTSGLPSVTRPPRGVSFLQGTLETPSEIDYGIETFYVQEGGGPPYEAAARERKLWAELAVNRHGHASVTGLVIDQQPTPAEPSQPQP
- a CDS encoding DUF2157 domain-containing protein; translated protein: MSGREITADRRAWLAGELSAWEGLGLVDGNQAKRILGLYEGGTAEAESARRNDRASAAVMGLGGLLIGLAMFTAVAFNWSELHAWTRMALIFVVLGATYWGAWTLRRRGFVTGSNVVCFLGCLFYGAAIWLIAQTFNLNVEGVDGFWWWGVGVLPFALIVGSWPLHALVAATLAYYAGMTIFGPLATDFRSWRSFVEPAWSVPALTAVGMAWAYRHRSRAVLALYVATATVWLLGAPLIGKLDAAPIFWAGLVGSLLLLVAECHSPAWGLGIPYRFFGVVLVGGLLLPLSTYAANRAMAGELGTTATATAIESAVAVVLAAILFFIAADRDGRRSGSLASGVLASPGRWFPLAMIGLFAGMGLWNAAGGEPLLTTIAANVAMAGLAIWLTIVGAREDRGRPFAAGVAYFLLWSVSRYIDLFSGFGGMPGAALMFLACGAALVAAAVIWRRLKEAHHGTSSLNPTT